The bacterium nucleotide sequence CGACGCCCAGACCGGCGAGCGCGGCCTGGCCCTGGCCCGCGCGACGCCGCCGGACCTCATCCTGCTGGACGTGATGATGGGGCAGGTGGACGAGGGCTTCCATACGGCCTACGCCCTGCGCCAGGATCCGCGCACGGCGGAGGTTCCCCTGCTGATGCTGACGGCGGTGACCGACCGCACCGGTTTCGAGTTCGATCCGGACCGCGACGCGGATTTCCTGCCCGTGGACGAGTTCGTGCAGAAGCCGATCAGCCCGCGGGTGCTGGTCGATCTGGTGCGGCGGCACCTGCCCACGACGATCTGAGGAGGGCCATGGACGAGTCGCGCGGCGGCCGGGCCGTCGCCTCCGCTTCCGTCGATCCGGCGCCGGCGAAGACCCACTTCGTCTCGGCGGCGTCGTTGCGCGAACGGCTGGACTGGCTGAACCGGCTGCGCTGGGGTGCGGCGGGGGGTGTGGCCGCGGGGGCGCTGGTGGCGGGGCCGTGGCTGGGGCTCGCGCTGCCGCTGCGGGGGCTCTTCGGCGCGGCGGCGCTGCTCGCGGTGCTGAACGGGGTGTACGTGCTGCGCAACCGGCGCCGGCCGGCCGGGGACATCGCGAGCGAGCTGCGCTTCGTCAAGGTGCAGATGGTGGTCGACCTGCTGATCCTCACCGCGCTGCTGAACTTCACGGGCGGGCTCGAGAACCCCTTCTTCTTCCTCTACACGATCCACGTCATCCTGGCGAGCCTGCTCTTCCGCGGCCGGGACATCTTCCGCATCGCGGGCCTGGCCATCGTGCTCTTCTCGGGCATGGTCGTGGGCGAGTATCTCGGAGTTCTGCCCCACCGCCACGTGGCGGGCGCCGGCGAGCTGGGGCACGGCCTGCCCTTCGTGGTGGCGGGCCTGGGCGCCTTCTGGCTCGTGATGCTCACCTGCGCCTATCTCGGGGCTTCGATCATGGCCCACAACCGGGCCATCAAGGACGATCTGGTGCGGCGGCAGGAGGAGCTCGAGGTCGCGGCGCGCGAGAAGCTCGACTTCTTCCGCTTCGTGACCCACGAGGTGAAGAGCCCGGTGGGCACGGCCCAGAGCGCGGTGCAGGCGGTGCTGGAGGCCGAAGGCGCCCATTTGGCGGACCCGGCGCGCGGTCTGCTCGAACGGGCCCTGGCCCGGCTCGACCAGGCGACGCGGATCGTGCAGGGGCTGGCCGACCTGACGCGCGGCGGGGGCCTGGCGCCGGCCGCCGACA carries:
- a CDS encoding HAMP domain-containing histidine kinase, giving the protein MDESRGGRAVASASVDPAPAKTHFVSAASLRERLDWLNRLRWGAAGGVAAGALVAGPWLGLALPLRGLFGAAALLAVLNGVYVLRNRRRPAGDIASELRFVKVQMVVDLLILTALLNFTGGLENPFFFLYTIHVILASLLFRGRDIFRIAGLAIVLFSGMVVGEYLGVLPHRHVAGAGELGHGLPFVVAGLGAFWLVMLTCAYLGASIMAHNRAIKDDLVRRQEELEVAAREKLDFFRFVTHEVKSPVGTAQSAVQAVLEAEGAHLADPARGLLERALARLDQATRIVQGLADLTRGGGLAPAADTVVDLNAAGAAVCARLRDDAGPDRELVWRPAPGAAAVRGDPDMIDKVLANLVGNALRYGGSGPVTVAVVDGPAEVAVSVADRGPGIAPAEQERIFDEFYRTASARETSRLGTGLGLAIVRRFMARMGGRVTVESQLGVGSVFRAAWPRAGGGAS
- a CDS encoding response regulator → MKAKTILVIDDDIDLVEIIRMTLEREGFAVVDAQTGERGLALARATPPDLILLDVMMGQVDEGFHTAYALRQDPRTAEVPLLMLTAVTDRTGFEFDPDRDADFLPVDEFVQKPISPRVLVDLVRRHLPTTI